Proteins encoded together in one Miscanthus floridulus cultivar M001 unplaced genomic scaffold, ASM1932011v1 fs_313_1, whole genome shotgun sequence window:
- the LOC136531270 gene encoding L-type lectin-domain containing receptor kinase IX.1-like isoform X2 has translation MWSVGRAQYVEAMRLWDRPSGEMASFTTTFHFNIMPVGSGLSGDGLAFFLVPPESGMPAGDSRGGALGILPRESKYWNDSAGIIAVEFDTFLNPEYDDISDGHIGIDVNSLNSTASTNITSQNNNLKSNFTKMAIVRYNNITKLLVADLNINNTWYNVNKTIDLRKYLPEYVTVGFSAATGSYAELHQILSWSFTSTLQEPPAPAPALLPLTPDSIQNPKKRSVGILIIAVLVPLLFLLVCAAVLAFLVRQQKRKRRRSLGGRGVPPNGSSDDDNDYQEQDDSRAELERGVAASGPRRYTYRELAAATNNFADDGKLGRGGFGSVYRGKLAVAGEERPVAIKMLSSESSAQGRKQFEAEVRIISRLKHRNLVQLLGWCDSRHGLLLVYELVAQGSLDRHLHRSDSESFLTWPERYQIILGLGSALRYLHQEWEQCVVHGDIKPSNIMLDDSLGTRLGDFGLARLGDHGARWHTTRAVMGTAGYIDPEFVNTHHPSTYSDVYSFGIVLLEIVSGRCPVILLEGGAHFVLVKWMWGLYGRNTILDAADERLRAAGDEANDRCMERVLVVGLWCAHPDQNERPSIAQAMHVLQSEDARLPELTPQMYRTVSEFAVTGRAIGALSVQSSSSATTATTGGHSKVSSESATSALLPDSKELG, from the exons ATGTGGAGCGTCGGCCGGGCTCAATACGTGGAAGCAATGCGGCTATGGGACAGACCTAGTGGCGAGATGGCCAGCTTCACCACCACCTTCCACTTCAACATAATGCCGGTTGGCAGTGGTTTGAGTGGTGACGGGCTGGCCTTCTTCCTCGTCCCTCCCGAGTCTGGTATGCCTGCCGGCGACAGCAGAGGGGGCGCCTTGGGCATCCTCCCTAGGGAATCCAAGTACTGGAATGATAGCGCCGGTATCAtcgcggtggagtttgacacctTTCTGAATCCGGAATACGACGATATAAGCGACGGCCATATCGGAATCGACGTCAACTCCCTCAACTCCACGGCATCCACCAACATCACGTCGCAGAACAATAACCTCAAGTCCAATTTCACCAAGATGGCCATCGTCAGGTACAACAATATCACCAAGTTGCTAGTTGCTgatctcaacatcaacaacacatGGTACAATGTCAACAAAACTATCGATCTGCGCAAATACCTGCCAGAGTATGTCACCGTGGGCTTCTCAGCGGCGACTGGCAGCTACGCCGAGCTGCACCAGATACTATCATGGTCATTCACATCCACCCTGCAGGAACCACCAGCGCCGGCGCCAGCGCTGCTGCCTCTGACACCTGACAGCATCCAGAATCCCAAGAAGAGATCAGTAGGAATCCTGATAATCGCGGTGCTAGTGCCTCTGCTATTTCTCTTGGTATGTGCAGCCGTTCTGGCCTTTCTAGTACGGCAGCAGAAACGCAAAAGAAGAAGATCGTTGGGAGGAAGAGGAGTACCACCAAATGGAAGCAGCGACGACGACAACGATTACCAAGAACAAGACGACAGCAGGGCCGAGCTCGAGAGAGGAGTGGCTGCCAGCGGCCCTAGGCGGTATACGTACCGCGAGCTGGCGGCCGCCACCAACAACTTTGCCGATGATGGCAAGCTCGGTCGCGGTGGCTTTGGAAGTGTCTATAGGGGTAAGCTCGCTGTTGCCGGCGAAGAGCGCCCGGTGGCCATCAAGATGTTATCATCGGAGTCGTCGGCGCAAGGGAGGAAGCAGTTTGAGGCGGAGGTgaggatcatcagccggctcaagCATCGCAACCTCGTGCAGCTCCTGGGCTGGTGCGATAGCCGCCACGGCCTCCTGCTTGTCTACGAGCTGGTGGCCCAAGGAAGCCTGGACAGGCATCTCCACCGCAGCGACAGCGAGAGCTTTTTGACGTGGCCAGAAAG GTACCAGATCATCCTCGGCTTGGGCTCAGCATTGCGGTATCTCCATCAGGAGTGGGAGCAGTGCGTGGTGCACGGCGACATCAAGCCCAGCAACATCATGCTGGACGACTCGCTCGGCACCAGGCTCGGCGACTTCGGCCTTGCCCGGCTCGGTGATCACGGCGCACGGTGGCACACCACTAGGGCCGTGATGGGCACGGCGGGGTACATCGATCCGGAGTTCGTCAACACGCACCACCCGAGCACCTACTCTGACGTCTACAGCTTCGGCATCGTCCTCCTCGAGATTGTCTCCGGCCGGTGCCCCGTGATCCTGCTGGAAGGCGGTGCGCACTTCGTTCTGGTCAAGTGGATGTGGGGTCTGTATGGCCGGAACACGATCCTCGACGCGGCGGACGAACGGCTGAGGGCCGCCGGCGACGAGgccaacgataggtgcatggagAGGGTGCTCGTCGTCGGGCTGTGGTGCGCGCACCCTGACCAGAACGAACGGCCATCCATCGCACAGGCCATGCACGTCCTGCAGTCAGAGGACGCCAGGCTTCCGGAGCTCACGCCTCAGATGTACAGGACGGTGTCGGAGTTTGCCGTCACTGGACGTGCTATCGGCGCCTTGTCCGTTCAGAGCTCCTCT
- the LOC136531270 gene encoding L-type lectin-domain containing receptor kinase IX.1-like isoform X1, translating to MAIVRVSCRSSSGLNVVSCSSLCCCLWMLLSIHVPGAGSLSFNLSFSHPQSPANLHELLNCTSDATIEDTEGLHLTKDIMWSVGRAQYVEAMRLWDRPSGEMASFTTTFHFNIMPVGSGLSGDGLAFFLVPPESGMPAGDSRGGALGILPRESKYWNDSAGIIAVEFDTFLNPEYDDISDGHIGIDVNSLNSTASTNITSQNNNLKSNFTKMAIVRYNNITKLLVADLNINNTWYNVNKTIDLRKYLPEYVTVGFSAATGSYAELHQILSWSFTSTLQEPPAPAPALLPLTPDSIQNPKKRSVGILIIAVLVPLLFLLVCAAVLAFLVRQQKRKRRRSLGGRGVPPNGSSDDDNDYQEQDDSRAELERGVAASGPRRYTYRELAAATNNFADDGKLGRGGFGSVYRGKLAVAGEERPVAIKMLSSESSAQGRKQFEAEVRIISRLKHRNLVQLLGWCDSRHGLLLVYELVAQGSLDRHLHRSDSESFLTWPERYQIILGLGSALRYLHQEWEQCVVHGDIKPSNIMLDDSLGTRLGDFGLARLGDHGARWHTTRAVMGTAGYIDPEFVNTHHPSTYSDVYSFGIVLLEIVSGRCPVILLEGGAHFVLVKWMWGLYGRNTILDAADERLRAAGDEANDRCMERVLVVGLWCAHPDQNERPSIAQAMHVLQSEDARLPELTPQMYRTVSEFAVTGRAIGALSVQSSSSATTATTGGHSKVSSESATSALLPDSKELG from the exons ATGGCCATAGTGAGAGTGAGCTGCCGTTCCTCCTCCGGCCTCAACGTCGTCTCCTGCAGCAGCCTCTGCTGCTGTTTATGGATGCTACTGTCCATCCATGTCCCGGGGGCTGGCTCGCTGTCCTTCAACCTCAGCTTCTCCCATCCACAAAGCCCTGCTAACCTCCATGAATTGCTAAACTGCACCAGCGATGCGACCATCGAGGATACGGAAGGGCTTCACCTGACAAAAGACATCATGTGGAGCGTCGGCCGGGCTCAATACGTGGAAGCAATGCGGCTATGGGACAGACCTAGTGGCGAGATGGCCAGCTTCACCACCACCTTCCACTTCAACATAATGCCGGTTGGCAGTGGTTTGAGTGGTGACGGGCTGGCCTTCTTCCTCGTCCCTCCCGAGTCTGGTATGCCTGCCGGCGACAGCAGAGGGGGCGCCTTGGGCATCCTCCCTAGGGAATCCAAGTACTGGAATGATAGCGCCGGTATCAtcgcggtggagtttgacacctTTCTGAATCCGGAATACGACGATATAAGCGACGGCCATATCGGAATCGACGTCAACTCCCTCAACTCCACGGCATCCACCAACATCACGTCGCAGAACAATAACCTCAAGTCCAATTTCACCAAGATGGCCATCGTCAGGTACAACAATATCACCAAGTTGCTAGTTGCTgatctcaacatcaacaacacatGGTACAATGTCAACAAAACTATCGATCTGCGCAAATACCTGCCAGAGTATGTCACCGTGGGCTTCTCAGCGGCGACTGGCAGCTACGCCGAGCTGCACCAGATACTATCATGGTCATTCACATCCACCCTGCAGGAACCACCAGCGCCGGCGCCAGCGCTGCTGCCTCTGACACCTGACAGCATCCAGAATCCCAAGAAGAGATCAGTAGGAATCCTGATAATCGCGGTGCTAGTGCCTCTGCTATTTCTCTTGGTATGTGCAGCCGTTCTGGCCTTTCTAGTACGGCAGCAGAAACGCAAAAGAAGAAGATCGTTGGGAGGAAGAGGAGTACCACCAAATGGAAGCAGCGACGACGACAACGATTACCAAGAACAAGACGACAGCAGGGCCGAGCTCGAGAGAGGAGTGGCTGCCAGCGGCCCTAGGCGGTATACGTACCGCGAGCTGGCGGCCGCCACCAACAACTTTGCCGATGATGGCAAGCTCGGTCGCGGTGGCTTTGGAAGTGTCTATAGGGGTAAGCTCGCTGTTGCCGGCGAAGAGCGCCCGGTGGCCATCAAGATGTTATCATCGGAGTCGTCGGCGCAAGGGAGGAAGCAGTTTGAGGCGGAGGTgaggatcatcagccggctcaagCATCGCAACCTCGTGCAGCTCCTGGGCTGGTGCGATAGCCGCCACGGCCTCCTGCTTGTCTACGAGCTGGTGGCCCAAGGAAGCCTGGACAGGCATCTCCACCGCAGCGACAGCGAGAGCTTTTTGACGTGGCCAGAAAG GTACCAGATCATCCTCGGCTTGGGCTCAGCATTGCGGTATCTCCATCAGGAGTGGGAGCAGTGCGTGGTGCACGGCGACATCAAGCCCAGCAACATCATGCTGGACGACTCGCTCGGCACCAGGCTCGGCGACTTCGGCCTTGCCCGGCTCGGTGATCACGGCGCACGGTGGCACACCACTAGGGCCGTGATGGGCACGGCGGGGTACATCGATCCGGAGTTCGTCAACACGCACCACCCGAGCACCTACTCTGACGTCTACAGCTTCGGCATCGTCCTCCTCGAGATTGTCTCCGGCCGGTGCCCCGTGATCCTGCTGGAAGGCGGTGCGCACTTCGTTCTGGTCAAGTGGATGTGGGGTCTGTATGGCCGGAACACGATCCTCGACGCGGCGGACGAACGGCTGAGGGCCGCCGGCGACGAGgccaacgataggtgcatggagAGGGTGCTCGTCGTCGGGCTGTGGTGCGCGCACCCTGACCAGAACGAACGGCCATCCATCGCACAGGCCATGCACGTCCTGCAGTCAGAGGACGCCAGGCTTCCGGAGCTCACGCCTCAGATGTACAGGACGGTGTCGGAGTTTGCCGTCACTGGACGTGCTATCGGCGCCTTGTCCGTTCAGAGCTCCTCT